AGGTCTGTTTCGCTTCAGTTCGCCACTTCGATTGGTGAAACGATGACAGGCGCCGGTGAGTCCCTCGGGTATTCGGCAGTTCACCGGACAGACGTTGCAGACCACCTCCCCTTCCACGGAAAGCGCAAGCTCTTCAACCGCTTGCCGGGGACAGACTTTCAAACAGGTCCGGCATTGCACGCATGTCTCGCCGATCACCGCTTTCTTGGCTACCACAGCGACGGCCTCCATGGGGCAGTCGCGCACGCATAGGCCGCAGCCGTTGCATCGTTCGGCGTCTATCTTCATGGACGGTCGACCTCCCGCCCCGAGTTCAGAGCTTCCATGATTCTCTCCAGAGAGATCGGCAAATGCCTCATCGGCCTGCCGATGGCACGGCTCACGGCTGATGCCACCGCCGGCGCCGTAGGAATGAGCGCCGGCTCGCCGACGCCCTTGGCGCCGAAGGGCCCGGTCTCTTCCGGCTCCTCGACGATGAACGGGGTTACCCTGGGGGCGTCCGCACTCGTGGGGATGTGATAATGTTGCAGGTTTTCCGTGCGGCCGGTCTGGAAGTCCTCCATTAACGCCATGCCGACGCCCATAAGCACCCCTCCGCATATCTGTCCCGTTACGGCCCGTGGGTTCACGGCCCGGCCCACGTCATGCGCCGCCGCCACCTCCGATACATGGGTCATTCCCGAGGCCGTGTCCACGTTCACCCGCGCACATTGGGCCGCAAAGGCGTACGTGGCGTAGGGTCTGCCCTGCCCGGTTTCCGGATCCAACGAGGTGACATTGGGGTCGAATCTGCCGTTGCCCTTGATGATCTTGCCTCGCCCGGTCATGACCCGCACCACTTCATTAACGTCCATGCAAACATCCGGGTCGTCCCGGCTCACGACGTGATCGCCTTTCAGCTCGAGTTCCAAATGACGGCGGCCCAGCACTTCGCGTGCGCCATCGAGGATCCTCATCTCGAGATTATCCGCGGCAGCCAACACCGCATTACCCGATATGTACGTCTGGCGGCTCGCCGAAGTGGCGCCCGACGACGTGGTACGATCCGTGTCTCCACGGCAGAGCTTGATTCGATCCGGCTCGAGTCCAAGGCGCGTCGCCGCCAATTGGCGCAAAACCGTGTCCGACCCCTGACCGATGTCCGCCGCGCCGGTGTAAAGGATCAGCTTGCCTTTCCGTGTCCATTCGAGCTGGGCCGTGGAAGGATTCGAGACCCCTGTGTTGCCGATGCCATAAAACATGCCCGCCACACCGACCCCCTCGAGTCGGTTCCGGTCGGAGGTCGCTCGACGTCGCCAGTTTTCGTAGATGGGCCGGATTTTTTCCAGGCATTGGACCATGCCCACCCCGCTCTTGAGCAGTTGGCCGGTGGCGGTACGGGATCCGTTACGC
The sequence above is a segment of the Deltaproteobacteria bacterium genome. Coding sequences within it:
- a CDS encoding molybdopterin-dependent oxidoreductase; amino-acid sequence: QNPHYDREDLALFLGVEVERIRVVQAETGGGFGGKLDLSVQPFLALAAWHLHRPVRMCFTREESFVATAKRHPFRMRFTTGADDRGRLTAVKADMLSDTGAFASYGSAVNARAAVHATGPYVVPNVHVRCRMAYTNNAWNGAMRGFGVPQAALAHEGQMDALARRLDMDPLEIRVLNALRNGSRTATGQLLKSGVGMVQCLEKIRPIYENWRRRATSDRNRLEGVGVAGMFYGIGNTGVSNPSTAQLEWTRKGKLILYTGAADIGQGSDTVLRQLAATRLGLEPDRIKLCRGDTDRTTSSGATSASRQTYISGNAVLAAADNLEMRILDGAREVLGRRHLELELKGDHVVSRDDPDVCMDVNEVVRVMTGRGKIIKGNGRFDPNVTSLDPETGQGRPYATYAFAAQCARVNVDTASGMTHVSEVAAAHDVGRAVNPRAVTGQICGGVLMGVGMALMEDFQTGRTENLQHYHIPTSADAPRVTPFIVEEPEETGPFGAKGVGEPALIPTAPAVASAVSRAIGRPMRHLPISLERIMEALNSGREVDRP